GTTTCTGTCGGGCGAATCGATGAAAGAATAGTCATTAAGATAGGCCGCTTCATCGCCGTAAAACAGCATGGGAACACCACCGAGGAAAAAACTATTGGCCTGCATGAGAATGATTTTCTGGATCGCGAGCTCTATCTGATTTTCGCTTTTTTCAATAATCGCTTTTTCGAGCCCGCAAAGGGAAGCTAGTGTTCCGCTGATCCGAGCATCCTGGGTTTTTGGATTTACGGAAAACAAGGCCCCGCTGGAAACCGAACCCGGGAATTGTCCTGAGAAATATTCCTTCAGATACCTACGGTGCTCAAACGGATCATAACCAGCTTCGCGGATCATGTAGTCGTCGTAGCCTAGGCCAATGTCGTCGTGGCAGCGCGTGTAAGTGATCCAGGAAGTACCGAAGGGTTTTTTGGCCAGTATGGGTTGGGCGGCCATCATAATGGAAACTTGCCCGGTGGCAAGCGCGTCCCATTGCAGCGCCATTTGGGTCGCATTGTAAGCAAAATCACATTCCTTAGCGAGGTAGCGGCCTTCTCCGAAGTACTCCATAATAGCTCCGGGCGACACAATCGCTTCGCCGAGTAGGGCCATGCCCGGTGCCGTAACCTGAACACATTGTTTCAATAATTGTAAAATGGTATGGGCCTGAGGCAGATTTTGCGAAGTGGTACCGATCTGTTTCCACAAAAAGGCCGGGGCATCAATGCGAAGAACGTCTACACCCAGATTGGCATAAAACAGAACATTGTCGAGCATTTCTACAAAGACCCGCGGGTTGCTGTAATTAAGGTCCCACTGGTATCGATGAAAAACGGTCATGACCCATTTCTGGCATTCTTCCACCCATGTGAAATTCCCGGGCGCACTTTCAGGGAAAATCTCAGGCATGGTTTGCTCGTACTGATCCGGGAGCGAACGGTCATCAAAGCAGTAATAATAGTCCAGATACTTCGGATCACCTTTTTTTGCCTTTTCTACCCATTCATGCTTATCGGAAGTATGGTTCAAAACAATGTCGAGCATAAGGTACATTCCTTTGTCGTGCATTGTTTTTCTTACTTTTTTCAAATCATTCAACGACCCGAACCGTTTGTCGACCTTCTGGAAATCGGACACGGCATAACCACCGTCGCTTTCTTTTTCGGGACTTTGGAAAATAGGCATGAGATGCAGCAGATTAACC
The genomic region above belongs to Dyadobacter pollutisoli and contains:
- a CDS encoding amylosucrase; translated protein: MNNNQIVNALFDAVQNNNLDIAGADKKFYTKLVLHAAEIRDLYTQLYANHPEFSTNFTRLIEVLISSHQNRTAELKDRDYKKNENWFLSNEIAGMSLYVDRFSGNLSGLPARLDYLLDLGVNLLHLMPIFQSPEKESDGGYAVSDFQKVDKRFGSLNDLKKVRKTMHDKGMYLMLDIVLNHTSDKHEWVEKAKKGDPKYLDYYYCFDDRSLPDQYEQTMPEIFPESAPGNFTWVEECQKWVMTVFHRYQWDLNYSNPRVFVEMLDNVLFYANLGVDVLRIDAPAFLWKQIGTTSQNLPQAHTILQLLKQCVQVTAPGMALLGEAIVSPGAIMEYFGEGRYLAKECDFAYNATQMALQWDALATGQVSIMMAAQPILAKKPFGTSWITYTRCHDDIGLGYDDYMIREAGYDPFEHRRYLKEYFSGQFPGSVSSGALFSVNPKTQDARISGTLASLCGLEKAIIEKSENQIELAIQKIILMQANSFFLGGVPMLFYGDEAAYLNDYSFIDSPDRNYDNRWMHRPIIDWQKNELTSKTGTIENRVFAATKRLLEIRKKLPVVADLKNIRWIPRHNIHVAGFVRNGKEKALYCIFNYSHESAYLTWHTFRYNGFSPEKLYDHWRQEYFQVGTDADYLILGPYAFYLLEVTE